The Streptomyces sp. V4I8 genome includes the window TGCACATCGAAGGCGTCGGTCCGCAGATCGATGAGGGCGTCGGCGTGCAGCGGCTGCGCGCTGCCCTCGCGCGGTTCGCGGGTGTGCACGTAGTGGTGGTCGACGGTCGGCGTCGGTCCCACCAGGCTCTCCAATGCGCCTGCCACGGCGGGGAGTTCAACGAGCCGTCTGGCGAAGGATCCCTCGGGGAACGCCTTCGGCAGAGGGCTGCCGTACGGCACGGAGGGCAGCCCCGCGGCGAAGACGCCGAGCGCCTCCTCATTGAGTTCCCGGGGCACAACGCCGTCGAGGCGCAGGAATCCGTGGGCCACGAACCGCGCCACCTGGGCAGAACTCAGCAGTTGTCGTGTGGTTGGCATACGGCAACGGTAGGAAGAGATGCTCCCGTAGTCGTGGGCTGTAATCAGCGAGCGCTGGTAATTTTCCACCATGACGCACTCCGTGGAGCTGGCTCTCGACCTGCCTCCGCATGTGGGGAACGCGGGCGTGGGCGTACACGGGCACGCCGGCCCTCATGACGTGTTCCGGCTGCCGCGGCTGTGGCAGCTCCATCTGTACGGCTACTCGGGCACCCTGGAGTTCGGCGGCTTCCGGCATCCGATCCGCCCCGGGCACGTGAGCCTCGTACCGCCCGGCACAGAAGTGCATTTCCACTACGACACCACGCCCTGCGAGCACCTGTACGCCCACTTCAGGCTGCCCGGCGAGGGCGAGCGGCGTCGCGTCCCGGTGATGCAGGACGCAGGTGCGGACGCGGCGATGCTCAGCGGGCTGCTGCGGCAGACGGTCGCGGCCGGCACACAGTCCCCGGCGCGGGCAGCCGCGGAACTCTGGACTGTGCTGTGGCGCACGACCGGCCTGGCCAGTGCCTCCATGAACGGCGAGGGGAGCCGGCATCCGGCCCTGCGAACGGCCATGGCCCACATCGAGGAACACCTGGCCAACCCGCTGGGCGTCCCGGACATCGCCCGTACGGCCGGGATCTCTCATACCCATCTGACACGGCTGTTCAAGGAGGACACCGGGCTCACGGTCGTCGGCTACATCCGGCGTCGCCGTATGGAGCGCGCCCGGCACCTCCTGATCGCCTCGACGCTCGCCATCCCCGCGATCGCTGCGACCGTGGGCATCCCCGACCTCCAGGCGTTCAACAAGACCTGCCGCAGAGAAATGGGCGCCTCACCGCGAGCCGTCAGGCACTCAGGGCCTGGATGAGGGCCCTGGTGCCGTCCTGGGCGGAGGCGGGTCCGACCGACAGCGCCCTCCCCCTCCCCTGCCACACCAGAGCGATCGCGGCAACCATCCTCAGAAACTGGACGGCTCGGGGCGCACCAAGCCGGTCTGGTAAGCGATGACGACGAGTTGGGCACGGTCGCGGGCGCCGAGCTTGGTCAAGGCGCGCTGGACGTGAGTACGCACGGTCAGGACGCTCAGGACGCTCAGGAAGAGTTTGTCGGCGATCTCGTCGTTGGACTTGCCGCTGCCGGACAGGCCGCCTCCGCCAGGGCGGCGGCCTTCTCCTCCAGCGCCGACCACAGCACGGGTGTACCGATGGCGGGGTGACCTTCGGGGTAGCCGCTCACGCCGACGTGCCGCACACCGTACTTCTGCAGCAGCCCGGACCGGATCACCGTGAGCGCGTCCTCGTACGGGCCGTGCGGCCGGTTGGGATCGCCGCTGATGACGAACACGTGCTCGCTCAGGCCGTCCTCCCGCAGCGCGGCGAGGAACTCCTCCAGCTCGGCCCGCGACTGCAGACGGCGGGCCGACAGATGGGGCACCGGGACGAATCCGGACCGCTTGACCGCCCGGGCGGCCTCCAGCCGCATCGGCAGGTCTTCGTTGCCGACCGCGTCCGCAAGATCCTCCAGACAGGCACTTCCTGCCGCGGGTGGACTGCCCGTGCGCGGCTGACGTCGTACGATCCTGTCGCCACGCGTCACTGGTAGCTGGGCATGAGCCGGCGAATGTTCGTTCGGCGGACCGGCATCGTCGGCACCCATTGCCGGCCCGTTCGAACCGCACCGCCGGCATACCGGCCGGGCCGCGCATGTCGGCCTCCGTCATCTGCTGCCGGACGGCAACCGAGACGACGTACGTCCGAGGAGACAGGAAGGCTGATGATCTTCATCACCGCAAAGTTCCGAGTCCGTCCCGAGCATGCCGATCGGTGGCCGGACATCACCGCCGACTTCACCGAAGCCACGCGCCGGGAGCCCGGCTGCCTCTGGTTCGACTGGTCGCGAAGCGTGACGGACCCCACGGAGTACGTCCTGGTCGAGGCCTTCCGCGATGACGAAGCAGGCGCTGCTCACGTGCAGTCCGCGCACTTCAGGGCCGCGCAGCAGACGCTGCCGCCCCATCTGATCGAGACACCCCGCATCGTGAACGCGAACGTTCCGCAGGACGACTGGGCGCTGCTGGGCGAGATGGCCGTTCCCGAGCAGGGGTAGGGCGGGTTCCGCCAAGAGGACTGGCGGTCAGATCCGGCGGGTGCATGGTGGTGTGACGGAGCCGTTCGGGGAGGGCGACCTCACCCTGACGGAGGAGTTCGCCGCCAGGCCCGCAGCACCGACGAGGGCGGGGCTGGCGGCTCGCTTGTTGCGCACGGCCGCGATCCGAGCGCGGTCGGCGCAGGCTGCGGGACGCGACTCGGCCGGCTCAACCGAGCAGTTGCGCGCTGCTGACCGGTTCGCGCCGCTGTTGTCCATTGATGCGGTGCCGCTCGATGGACGAGCGCCGGTACACCTCCTGCCGCACCCGCTGGATCTCGCCGATGGGCCGGTGCTCCTCCCGGGAGCGCCACGGTGTGATCGACGTGGCGTCGGCGGCCGCCACGTTGTCCTCCCCGCCGATGTCCTGGCCCGGGAGGTCCACACGGGCGACGGTCACCCAGGGGGACAACTCTTCGGGCCACTTCACGGAGGTGTTGTCCACCGGCATGCGAGCCAGATCGGTGTTGAGCTGCACCTGGAGCTCGAAGGAATGGTCGCGCTCCGCGGCCTCGGCAACCAGCGTGCGGCGGAACGCCTCGTTGTCCGCGCGCACGTCCACGATCCGGTGGGTGAGGGCGGCCAGGGACTCGGCCGTCGGCACGGTGCGGATCTTGGCGATGTGGTCGCCGTACCGGAAGGCACCCATGCTGTTGTAGGTGTACGACAGCAGGTTCCTGCGCGGGACGGTGGTGAACGAGAGCATGGCGAACAGTTCGTCCCACAGCCAGCCGTCGGGATCGGTGAGGCTGCCCCGGCGGGTCAGGAACTCCGCCATCCAGGTCTTGCGGCGGGCGGGGTTCACCAGGCCTTCGGGCAGCTCCGCGAACAACTCCTCGATGACCATGTAGTCGTAGGCGGTGTTCGCGAAGAAGACCTCGTTGTTGATCAGGTTGAGGTCGAAGGTACCGGTGTCCGGTTCGTCGGCCAGCAGTGAGGGGCCGGGGACTCCGAACAGCTTGATGCCCATCCCGCACGCCGCGCCCAGCTGGTGGTCGGGACGCTGGTGGCCCAGACCGTTGGAGTAGCGGACGACGGCGTCGTACACGGTGGGCCGGGCGAAGATGCCCTGCGCGTGGAAGCCCCTGTTGTCACCGACCGTGACGGTGGCTTTGAGAAGGCCGTACGTCTTTCCGTGGGCGGTACGGACGGCGCGGCCGACGGCCTCGCGCTCGACCGAAGCGCCGGTGCGCTGCGCCACCTGTGCGACCACTGCGTCCAACTCCGCTTGATAGGACGGACGTTCGGCGGGGCGGTAATCCTCATAACGGACGGGATCCATGGTGCTGCCTCCCTGTGACAGTGCCGTTGATTCCCAAGAATCTAGCCAGCAATTAAATTGTGCACAACATAACGTGCTGTGATGAATCACACGCCGATGAGGGCAACCGCGTCCGGGGCGCCACTCCGGATCCCTGATCCCTCACTCAGGCAGGCCGGAGAAAGCCCGCCCTGCGACCACATCAACCCCTAAACGTGACCCACGGCAGACTTACGAGCATTCCAACCAGTCGGTATGGTGCGCCGCCTGAACCATTCTTCCCCGTTCACCTCACGGATCCGAGCCGTAGTGGAAGGCCAGGCGATGACATACGCCGACGAGAACCGGTACCCACCATCTGCACCTACGGGATGGCCGCCGCCGCACCCCGAGCCCCATGGGATCCCCCCTCGACACGAGACGTACGCACAGAGCCCGTGGCCGGAGTCATACGGGCACGAAGCCCCGCGATACGAGTCGTACGGGCGGCAAGCCCCTTGGGACGCGCCCGACGCGCATGAGACCCATCGGCACGACACCGGCCTCGCCGCCCTCCGTTCGGCCTACCGCCTGCTCCGCAGGATCTCCACGCTCACCGCGCTCGGCTCTTTCGTGGTGTATGTCGTGCTGTCCTGCTACGCGCCCGGCCTGATGGGGTCCGTGATCACCGGAGAGCTGAGTCTGGGCATGGCCTTGGGCGTCCTCCAACTCGTCGTCACCTTCGCGGCGGTCTTCTGGTACGGACGCAGCGCACAACGCTCGGTGGATCCGTTGGCTCGCGCCATCAGGGAGCGGGCGGTCCCCGCCGGCCGGAACGCGGGGGCGGCGAGATGAACGATTTCAGCTCCGGGACGCAGGCCATCGTCCTGGTTCTGTTCACCACGCTGGTCACCGTCACACTGATGATGTGCGTCATGGCGGGACCGGACCGCGACGACCTGACGAACTTCTACACCGGCTACCTGTCGCTCACCCCGCTCAAGAACGGCCTGGCGATCGCGGGCGACTACATCTCGGCGGCCACGGTGCTGAGCACCACCGGCATCATCGCGCTCGCCGGATACGACGGCTATGTACTCGCGGTCAGCACCGCCCTGTCCCTGGTGCTGCTGATGTTCCTGCTGGCCGAACCCCTGCGCAACGCCGGCAGGTTCACCATGGGCGACGTCCTGGCCCGCACCATGCCTGGCCGGGCCGTGCGTATCGCGGCCTGCGTGGTGACGCTTTCGGCGACCCTGCCCTTCCTGGTCGTCCAGCTCTCCGGAGCCGGTTCGCTGCTCACCTTCATCCTGGACATCCCGCATGCGGCGGGCGCCAGGACGGCGTGCATCGTCATCGTCGGCACTCTGATGATCATCTATGCCGCGATCGGCGGTATGAGGGGCACCGCGCTCATTCAGATGATCAAGATCGTGATCCTGCTCGGCACCAGCGCCGTCGTCGCCGCTCTCGTACTCAACCGCTTCGACTGGAGCCCCGGCGCCATCCTCAGGGCCGCCCAGCACGGCAGTGGCGCGGGCCCCGCCTTCCTCCAGCAGGGCCTTCAGTTGGGCACGTCGACCGTTGGCCTGCTGGACTTCGTCAGTCTCCAGATCACCGTGGTCCTCGGTGTGGCCTGCCTGCCCCACATCACGATGCGTCTGTATTCCGCGCAGGACGTGCCTGCTGTGCGTCGCTCCATGTCATGGGCGGTCGGCACGGTCACCACGTTCTGCCTGCTCGTGATCATCATGGGTACGGGAGCGGCGGCCCTGGTGGGATCGCGGTACATCACCGCGGCCGACCCGCACGGCAGAACGTCGGTGCTCATGCTGTCTCAGGTGCTCGGCGGCACCCCCGACTCCGCGGGCGCGACGATCCTCTACTCGGCCGTGGCGGGCATGGTGTTCATCACCCTGCTGTCGTCGGTCGCGGGGATGACCCTGGCCGCGGCCTCGTCACTCGCCCACGACCTGTTCGCCCATGCGGTGCGACGGGGACAGGCCGAACCGCGTACCGAGATGACGGTGGCGGCGTGGACGAGCGTGGTCGTGGGGACCGTTGCCATCGTGCTCGCCACCATGGTGCAGAACTGGGACGTCGGCGTGTTGACCACGCTGGCCATCTGCATAGGAGCATCGGCGGTGGCACCCGCGCTCACCTACTCCCTGTTCTGGCGAGGGTTCACGCGCACCGGCCTGCTTGCCACCCTCTACGGCGGCGCGGCCTGCGCGTTGCTGCTCATGATCTTCTCCAAGGCCGTTTCGGGCACACCGTCGGCCGTCTTCCCGGACGCCGACTTCGACCTCTTCCCCATGCAGTCCACCGGATTGGTCTCCATCCCGTTCGGCTATCTGGCGGGCTGGCTGGGCAGCTGTCTGGACCACCGGCGCCGTGCCGCCGACAGCCGCGAGCACCGGCGCCTGTACGAGGAGAGCGAGGCACGGCTGCTCGCCGCAGCCGAATGACCACGGCGGCGTGGGAGGGCCGCCTCCAGGCGGCCTCCCGCGCCGGCCGCACCCTGAGACGGTCAGACGGGTGTGCCGGTCAGCGGTTGTTCGGTCCACACGGTCTTGCCGTCGCGGGTGTAGCGGGTACCCCAGCGTTCCGTCATCTGAGCCACCAGGAACAGGCCGCGCCCGCCCTCGTCGGTCGTCCGGGCGCGGCGCAGATGTGGTGAGGTGTGGCTGGTGTCGCTGACCTCGCACACCAGACACCGTTCACGGATCAGCCGTAGGGTCGCAGGACCCCCGGCGTAGCGGTAGACGTTGGTGACCAGTTCGCTGGCGATCAACTCGGTGGTGAACGCCAGGTGCTCCAGACCCCATTCGGTCAGCTTGGCCGAGGTCAAAGCCCTGGCCCGGGCGGCGCTGGCAGGCTCCGGCGGTAGCTGCCAGGAGGCGACGTTCGCCGGTGGCAGCATGCGGGTGCGAGCGATCAGCAAGACGACGTCGTCGCTGGGGAGCGAGGGGACCAGCGCGTCGACCACTGCTTGGCATGTCCGTTCCAGCGTGCCCGCAGGGCGGGCGAGTGTTGCACACAGCTTCGTCAGGCCGACGTCGGCATCGATGTGGCGTTCACCGATGATTCCGTTGGTATACAGGCACAGCAGACTTCCCTCGGCCAGTTCGATGTCCCGGGCCTCGAACGGCAGGCCGCCCAGGCCGAGCGGTGGGCCGGCGGGCAGGTCGAGCAGAGCCACCCGTCCGTCCGGAGCGGTCACCACCGGCGGTGGATGACCGGCGCGGGCCACGGAGCAGCGTCCGGAGACCGGGTCGTACACGGCGTACAGGCACGTGGCGCCGACGACCTGCTCACCCACGGGCCGTTCACCGACTGCTTCCTGTTCGGCCGCCAGCAGGTTGACCAGGTCGTCAAGGCGGGAGAGGACCTCGTCCGGTTCCAGGTCGAGGCTGGCGAGCGTATGGACGGCGGTGCGCAGCCGGCCCATGGTGGCGGCAGCGTGGATGCCGCGCCCCACCACGTCGCCGACGACGAGAGCGACCCGGGCCCCGGACAGGGGAATGACGTCGAACCAGTCCCCTCCCAGGCCCGGGCCCGCGCTGGCCGGCAGGTACCGCAGGGCCACCTCGACAGCCGACTGATCCGGAATCGCCCGGGGCAGAAGGCTGCTCTGCAAGGTGAACGCGGTCTGCTGATGCTGCGTGAAGCGCCGGGCGTTGTCGATGGCGACGGCGGCGCGCGAGGCGAGTTCCTGAGCGAGGGTGAGATCGTCCGCCTCGAAGGCATCGGGGCGGCGCGAACGCCACAAGGTCATGACGCCGAGTACCAGGCCACGCGCGGCAATCGGTACCACGATCAGAGAGTGGGTGCCCGGGTCCGGAGCGTGGGCCCCCTGATGGCCTACCGCCGAGAACCAGTCGGGCGGGAGCACCGGCTCCAGGACAGGTCGCCCCTCGGCCAGGCATCCGGCCTGCGGTGTGTCGGGCCCGAATTCCACGGGCTCACCGTGGGGGTGAGACGGGCCGGGTTGCTGGGCGCCAACGCTGCAGGTCCCCAGTCGCACCAGAGGCCCTGCCAGGGCCCGCATCGGTTCCTCACCGCGCGTCACCGACTGAAGCAGGTCCACCGACGCATGGTCGGCGAGGTGAGGCACCATCACCTCGGCGAGTTCCCGGGCGGTCTCGGCCACGTCGAGGGTGGTTCCGATACGGCTGCCGACCTGGTCGAGGAGCGCGAGCCTGCGCTGTGCCCGATGGCGTTCGGTGATGTCCTCGATCATCTCGGCCACACCCAGAATACGGCCGGAGGGGTCCTCCATCCGGAACGACGAGACCAACGCGACCCGCTCTCGTGCCGGATCCCGCTCCAGGCGAACGAACTGCTCGGAGTAGACCAAGGGTCTTCCGGTGTCCATCACCTGGCGCACACGGTCCACAGCCTTGCGTGCGTCGTCGGGGAGGAGCATCCGGCCGGTGGGCAGCCCCCGAAAGTCTGCCGCCGGGACGCCGCTGAAGCGTTCGATGGCCCGGTTGACCCGGAGAATCCGCAGGTCGGGGCCGTGGATGACCAGGCCGATCGGGCACTGACGGTACAACCCGTCGAGAACCGCACGGTCCCTTTGCCATTCCAGGACGTCAACCGCGAGTGCCCCCGCAAGAAACCACTCACGGACCCGGCCATCGCGTGACAGCTCCTGGGCCCTCAGCCCCAGCTCCACGAGCCGCCCGTCGCCGTGCCGCAATGTGAGGACGCCGAACCAGCCGCCGGCCCTCCTGCAGTTCGCCGCGGCCTCAGTGGCAGCCGGCAGATCACGAGGATCGACAAGGACCTCGAACGCCGGACGACCGATCACGGCTGTGTCCGGATAGCCGAGCAGTTCCTGCGCCCGCCGGTTCCATCCGACCACGACTCCTTGGTCGTCGAGCACCGCCAACGCGGGGAGGTGCAGGGCGAACGGATCGTCGTGGCTTTCGCTGAGCTCCGTCATCCGCTTCTCCACCGCTGGGCACCACCGTGTGCTCGGTCACCGATGTTCTGCCGTGTTCTGACCGCGGCCGGTGACCGGCATGACGGCGTCCGTGGCGGTGGCTCGGCGTTCCCGAATGCACGCTGACCTGCTGACCATGTAAGCCTATTGAAACCCGGCGGAAGCCGCGGCCTTGCCCGCCGCGTGGCGCGGCGTGGCGGGCATGAGGGACTACGGCAGGCATGGTGCCCGGCTCATGACGAGCCGCTACGGGACTTCGCCGTGCGCAGCCCTGCCGGGCTCAGTGGAGGACGATGTGCACATGGACGTGCGTGCTGCGGGCGATTGCGCGGATGTGCCGCCCCCTCCGCCCGGTATCCCCGCACCGACTCCGCGAGGACGGCTTCCAGCAGCCTGCCGATGGCAAGGAAGGACCAGTGCGCCGCGGCCACCGACCGACGCCCTTCTGCTGCGCGCCGCCGCCGAACTGCGCACGCGCTCAACCTGAGCACCCCTTCCTCGCCGCTCGGGTGCCAGGACACAGCGGGGGCGGTCCCCAGGGGCAGGGCATCGACCGGGGCCGCCCCCGCCGGCTCACTTCGCCAGTGGGCCGAACTCCTTGCGGGTGTCCACCGGCTCACCGAACAGCTGCCAACGCTCGCCCTCGAACCGCATCAGCTGCATCGTCTCGATCGGGAAGGCGTCATCGGGCCCGGTGGAGAGGGTGACACCGGGCAGCAGCATGCCCACCTCGACGTCCTTGAGGTTGCGCACGGCGTCCCGCATCCCCTCCCTGGTGGGGCACTTCATCGCGTCCAGAGCCTTGTGCAAGCTGGACGCGGCGGCCCAGCCGTAGGCGTTGAACTGGTTGGCCGGGTCGGAGTCGGGCGCGTACTTGCGCAGCGCGTCCTGGTACGTCTTCATCTCCGCGTCGTCGGCCCACTGCGGATCGGCGGGGTCCTTGAAGTAGGTCGCCGAGACCACGCCCTGGACGTTCTTGAACCCGACAGGCTTGAGCACGGTGGCTGACGAGGACACGTTGTTCACGATGTGCAGCGGGTCCCACTTGGTGTTCTTGGCATCGGCGGCGAGGGCCTGGCTGCCGAACTTCGGCGTGGTGACGTTGAGCAGCACATCCGCCTTGGACCGGGCGAGGCTTGTCATCTGTGCGGAGACGGAGGGGTCGGTGACCTCGTAGCTCTCCTCGGTGACCACCTCAATGCCGCTGCCGGCGAGGGCCGCCTTGAATCCGCCGAGCAGATCCTTGCCGAAATCGTCGTTCTGGTAGAGGACGGCGACCTTGGCCTTCGGCTTCTCCTCCTTGAGGTATTTGGCGTACACCCGTGCCTCGGCGATGTAGTTGGGCTGCCAGCCGGTGGTCCACGGGTGGTTGTCGTCCGTACCCCAGACGGAGGCGCCGGTGGCGACGAAAGGCTGCGGCACCTTCCGCTTGTCGAGGTAGTCCCACACGGCGGCCGTGGACGGGGTGCCCAGGGTCTGGAAGACGGCGAAGACCTTCTCCTGCTCGACGAGTCTGCGGGCCTCCTCGACCGCCTTGGGCGGCTGGTAGCCGTCGTCGCGGACGGTGAACTCCACGGTGCGGCCGTCGATGCCGCCCTTGTCGTTGACGTGCTTGAAGTAGGCGCTCACGCCTTTGCTGATCGTGCCGTAGGCGGAGGCCGGTCCCGACAGTGGGTAGATGCCGCCCAGTCTGATGGTCTTGTCGGTGATGCCGGTGGTCTGCTGGCCCTGGCACGCGCCGTCGGCGGCCGCGTCCTTGTCGTCCTGCCCGCGCTGGCTGTTGCAGGCGGTGGCGAGGAGCAGGGCGGCGGACGCGGCCGCGGCCGCCCGCAGAGTGGTCTTCTTGCGCATGTGATTCATTCCTTTTCCGTGCGGGGCGGTGCGCCCACGGGTTCGGCATCGGCAGGGACGGGCTCCGCCGGGGCGGGGGGCGCGGAGGGTTCGACGTCGGACGTCCGGTCGTCGGCGGCGGGGCTGGTGGTGCGGGTGAGTCGAAGGGCGGCGGTGCCCCGGACACGGCCCGCCAGACCGGCCAGTCCCGTCGGCGCCACGAACATCACCGCGATGATCAGCAGGCCGAACACCACACCGGGCGCCGCCTCGCTGATGTCCTGGGCCACGCTCGGCACGTACATCACGAAGGCCGCCCCCAGCAGCGGTCCGTACAGCGAGGCGAGCCCTCCGACCACCAGGCCGGCCAGCAGCGTGATGGACAGCACGAAGCTGAACGAGTCGGGTGAGACGAAGCCGATCACCCAGGTGTAGACGCACCCGGAGACACCCGCGAACAGCGCGCTCCACGCGAAGGCGAGCGTCTTGTGCAGCGACAGCCGTACGCCCATGACCTCCGCGGCGCTCTCGTTGTCCGCACGGCGAGCAGCGCCCGGCCGATGCGGGACCGCAGCAGGTTACGGGCGAGCAGCAGGGCCACCGCGGTGACGGCGAGGACGACGAAGTACGTCCACTGGTCCTCGGCCAGCCCGCTCCACGCCGGCGGCTGCGGCTTGTCGACGGTCAGGCCCATGGAACCGCCCGTCACCGGCTCGAGCCGTTTGAGCAGCGGCGGCAGGAACACGGCGAAGGCGAGCGTGACCAGGGCCAGGTACAGCCCGCGCAGCCGCAGGGCGGGCACCCCGAAGGCGAGGCCCAGCAGGAAGCATCCGGCGGCCGCGACCGGCAGCGTGGCCAGGTGGCCGGTGTCGTACCGGTCGAGCATGACCGCCGCCGTGTAGGCCCCCGCCGCGAAGAACGCGCCGTGCCCGAGCGAGATCTGCCCGCCGAATCCGACCAGCAGGTTCAGTCCGGCCAGCGCCACGGCGTACAGCAGCACCATGGTCAGCTGGAAGACCTGGAAGGGGGCGAAGTAGAACGGTGCGCACACGGCGACGGCCGCCAAGAGCAGCGCGGTGAGCGCGGCCCGCAGACGCCGGGCGCGGTCGGTACCGAGTGTTGCGACGATCGTGCTCATGCGCGCTCCACCGCCGCCCGTCCGAACAGGCCCTGGGGCCGCACCAGCAGCACCGCCAGGATGATCACCAGGGGTACGCCCACCTTCAGATCGGCACCGATCACGTCCACGTACGCCCCGGCCAGCGTCTCGGCCACGCCCACGACCAGGCCGCCGACGACCGCACCGACCGGGCTGTCGAAGCCACCGAGGGTGGCCGCGGCGAACGCGTAGATCAGCACCCCGCCCATCATGTTGGGCTCGAGGAACAGCAGCGGGGCGACGAGCACACCCGACACCGCGCCGACTGTCGCGGCCAGCCCCCAGCCGAGCATCAGCACGCGGCCCACTCTGATGCCCGACAGCCGGGCGGAGGCGGGGTTGCAGGCGACCGCCCGCATCACCAGGCCGATGGAGGTGTGCTGGAACAGCAGGTACAGCAGGCCCATCACGACGGCCACCACCGCGATGATCCCGAGCGTCGACCAGTCCACGCGCACCCCGGCCAGGTCGATCCCGCCGTCGGGGAACGGCTGCGGAAAGTCCTTCACGGTGAACGACCAGATCAGACCGGCCATCGCGTTGACGAAGATGAACAGGCCCACGGTGACGATGACCGTCGTCAGCTCGGGCGCGTTCCGCACGGGACGGATAACGATCCGCTCGACGAGCATGCCGCCGGCGAAGGACACCGCCAGGGTGACCGGCAGCGCGAGCCAGAAGGACATCCCGGACGCCACGAGCTGCCACGCCACGTAGGTGGAGATCATGGCGAGCTCACCCTGCGCGAAGTTCACGATGCCGGTGAACCGGTGGATCAGCACCAGGGCCAGCGCCAGGCTGGCACAGACCGCGCCGGAGCCGAGCCCTTCCACCACTTGCTGGAGCAGTTCGGTCACGGTGCTCCCCCGTCCTTTCCGGAGCGGACGGAGACACCGAGGTACACCTCGGCGACCTGCCCGTCCTCGCGGATCTCCCGGGACGGCCCGGACAGCACCAGGCGGCCGGCCTCCAGTACATGCGCCCGGTGCGCGACATCCAGCGCGAGTTGGGCGTTCTGCTCGACGACGACCACGGTGGTGCGTTCCTCCTCGTTGACGGCACGGACGATCTCGAACAGCTCGCGCGTGACCAGCGGTGCGAGCCCCAGCGACGGCTCGTCCAGGAGCAGCAGCGAGGGCCGCAGCATCAGCGCCCTGCCGATGGCGAGCATCTGCTGTTCGC containing:
- a CDS encoding helix-turn-helix domain-containing protein, whose amino-acid sequence is MTHSVELALDLPPHVGNAGVGVHGHAGPHDVFRLPRLWQLHLYGYSGTLEFGGFRHPIRPGHVSLVPPGTEVHFHYDTTPCEHLYAHFRLPGEGERRRVPVMQDAGADAAMLSGLLRQTVAAGTQSPARAAAELWTVLWRTTGLASASMNGEGSRHPALRTAMAHIEEHLANPLGVPDIARTAGISHTHLTRLFKEDTGLTVVGYIRRRRMERARHLLIASTLAIPAIAATVGIPDLQAFNKTCRREMGASPRAVRHSGPG
- a CDS encoding putative quinol monooxygenase, translating into MIFITAKFRVRPEHADRWPDITADFTEATRREPGCLWFDWSRSVTDPTEYVLVEAFRDDEAGAAHVQSAHFRAAQQTLPPHLIETPRIVNANVPQDDWALLGEMAVPEQG
- a CDS encoding catalase family protein gives rise to the protein MVAQVAQRTGASVEREAVGRAVRTAHGKTYGLLKATVTVGDNRGFHAQGIFARPTVYDAVVRYSNGLGHQRPDHQLGAACGMGIKLFGVPGPSLLADEPDTGTFDLNLINNEVFFANTAYDYMVIEELFAELPEGLVNPARRKTWMAEFLTRRGSLTDPDGWLWDELFAMLSFTTVPRRNLLSYTYNSMGAFRYGDHIAKIRTVPTAESLAALTHRIVDVRADNEAFRRTLVAEAAERDHSFELQVQLNTDLARMPVDNTSVKWPEELSPWVTVARVDLPGQDIGGEDNVAAADATSITPWRSREEHRPIGEIQRVRQEVYRRSSIERHRINGQQRREPVSSAQLLG
- a CDS encoding DUF485 domain-containing protein, coding for MTYADENRYPPSAPTGWPPPHPEPHGIPPRHETYAQSPWPESYGHEAPRYESYGRQAPWDAPDAHETHRHDTGLAALRSAYRLLRRISTLTALGSFVVYVVLSCYAPGLMGSVITGELSLGMALGVLQLVVTFAAVFWYGRSAQRSVDPLARAIRERAVPAGRNAGAAR
- a CDS encoding cation acetate symporter, whose protein sequence is MNDFSSGTQAIVLVLFTTLVTVTLMMCVMAGPDRDDLTNFYTGYLSLTPLKNGLAIAGDYISAATVLSTTGIIALAGYDGYVLAVSTALSLVLLMFLLAEPLRNAGRFTMGDVLARTMPGRAVRIAACVVTLSATLPFLVVQLSGAGSLLTFILDIPHAAGARTACIVIVGTLMIIYAAIGGMRGTALIQMIKIVILLGTSAVVAALVLNRFDWSPGAILRAAQHGSGAGPAFLQQGLQLGTSTVGLLDFVSLQITVVLGVACLPHITMRLYSAQDVPAVRRSMSWAVGTVTTFCLLVIIMGTGAAALVGSRYITAADPHGRTSVLMLSQVLGGTPDSAGATILYSAVAGMVFITLLSSVAGMTLAAASSLAHDLFAHAVRRGQAEPRTEMTVAAWTSVVVGTVAIVLATMVQNWDVGVLTTLAICIGASAVAPALTYSLFWRGFTRTGLLATLYGGAACALLLMIFSKAVSGTPSAVFPDADFDLFPMQSTGLVSIPFGYLAGWLGSCLDHRRRAADSREHRRLYEESEARLLAAAE
- a CDS encoding SpoIIE family protein phosphatase — translated: MTELSESHDDPFALHLPALAVLDDQGVVVGWNRRAQELLGYPDTAVIGRPAFEVLVDPRDLPAATEAAANCRRAGGWFGVLTLRHGDGRLVELGLRAQELSRDGRVREWFLAGALAVDVLEWQRDRAVLDGLYRQCPIGLVIHGPDLRILRVNRAIERFSGVPAADFRGLPTGRMLLPDDARKAVDRVRQVMDTGRPLVYSEQFVRLERDPARERVALVSSFRMEDPSGRILGVAEMIEDITERHRAQRRLALLDQVGSRIGTTLDVAETARELAEVMVPHLADHASVDLLQSVTRGEEPMRALAGPLVRLGTCSVGAQQPGPSHPHGEPVEFGPDTPQAGCLAEGRPVLEPVLPPDWFSAVGHQGAHAPDPGTHSLIVVPIAARGLVLGVMTLWRSRRPDAFEADDLTLAQELASRAAVAIDNARRFTQHQQTAFTLQSSLLPRAIPDQSAVEVALRYLPASAGPGLGGDWFDVIPLSGARVALVVGDVVGRGIHAAATMGRLRTAVHTLASLDLEPDEVLSRLDDLVNLLAAEQEAVGERPVGEQVVGATCLYAVYDPVSGRCSVARAGHPPPVVTAPDGRVALLDLPAGPPLGLGGLPFEARDIELAEGSLLCLYTNGIIGERHIDADVGLTKLCATLARPAGTLERTCQAVVDALVPSLPSDDVVLLIARTRMLPPANVASWQLPPEPASAARARALTSAKLTEWGLEHLAFTTELIASELVTNVYRYAGGPATLRLIRERCLVCEVSDTSHTSPHLRRARTTDEGGRGLFLVAQMTERWGTRYTRDGKTVWTEQPLTGTPV
- a CDS encoding ABC transporter substrate-binding protein; its protein translation is MRKKTTLRAAAAASAALLLATACNSQRGQDDKDAAADGACQGQQTTGITDKTIRLGGIYPLSGPASAYGTISKGVSAYFKHVNDKGGIDGRTVEFTVRDDGYQPPKAVEEARRLVEQEKVFAVFQTLGTPSTAAVWDYLDKRKVPQPFVATGASVWGTDDNHPWTTGWQPNYIAEARVYAKYLKEEKPKAKVAVLYQNDDFGKDLLGGFKAALAGSGIEVVTEESYEVTDPSVSAQMTSLARSKADVLLNVTTPKFGSQALAADAKNTKWDPLHIVNNVSSSATVLKPVGFKNVQGVVSATYFKDPADPQWADDAEMKTYQDALRKYAPDSDPANQFNAYGWAAASSLHKALDAMKCPTREGMRDAVRNLKDVEVGMLLPGVTLSTGPDDAFPIETMQLMRFEGERWQLFGEPVDTRKEFGPLAK